In Actinomycetota bacterium, the following proteins share a genomic window:
- a CDS encoding IS1380 family transposase, giving the protein MDRIEITFDDDHAVANAGLVLTATLGARLGLEALVDETVDLGQRPGAARPGRKVMTLVQSMVAGGDSIDDADVLRSGATEQVLAHRVMAPSTLGTFLRSFTFGHVRQLDKVAEAALHRAWAAGAGPEDQPMTIDVDSTVCEVHGHHKQGAAYGHTRELGLHPLLATRAETGEVLHVRQRKGSANTARGAVRFTPELVARVRRAGATGALTVRADSGFWSERLIGTCRRLGVSFSITVRQIPQVKEAIAAIPGERWAPIDYTEGGVAQVAETTYKGDRLIVRRTRLVGPQAELWPDWRHHAFITDREGGAIELDADHRRHAVIELAIRDLKEGAGLNHCPSGRFFANAAWLVLAALAHNLLRWTACIGLEIDGPIVAKTIRRRFIAVGGRLTRSARRLHLHLPTAWPWAEAFLLALRRLRALPLLA; this is encoded by the coding sequence TTGGACCGCATCGAAATCACCTTCGACGATGACCACGCGGTGGCCAACGCGGGGCTCGTCCTGACCGCGACCCTCGGTGCCCGCCTCGGGCTGGAGGCGCTCGTGGACGAGACGGTCGACCTCGGGCAGCGTCCCGGAGCGGCCCGTCCCGGACGCAAGGTCATGACCCTGGTCCAGTCGATGGTTGCGGGCGGGGACTCGATCGACGACGCGGACGTGCTTCGCTCCGGAGCCACCGAGCAGGTCCTTGCCCACCGGGTGATGGCTCCCTCCACCCTCGGCACGTTCCTGCGCTCGTTCACGTTCGGCCACGTCCGCCAGCTGGACAAGGTGGCCGAGGCCGCTCTTCACCGGGCGTGGGCGGCCGGAGCGGGGCCTGAAGACCAGCCCATGACGATCGACGTCGACTCCACGGTGTGCGAGGTCCACGGCCACCACAAGCAGGGCGCCGCCTACGGCCACACCCGGGAGCTCGGCCTGCACCCCCTGCTCGCCACCCGGGCGGAGACCGGGGAGGTCCTGCATGTGCGCCAGCGCAAGGGGTCGGCCAACACCGCCCGGGGCGCGGTGCGGTTCACCCCGGAGCTGGTGGCCCGGGTCCGCCGGGCGGGTGCCACCGGGGCGCTCACCGTGCGGGCCGACTCGGGCTTCTGGTCGGAGAGACTGATCGGGACGTGCCGGCGCCTCGGGGTGTCCTTCTCCATCACCGTCCGCCAGATCCCGCAGGTCAAGGAGGCCATCGCCGCGATCCCGGGGGAGCGATGGGCGCCGATCGACTACACCGAAGGCGGCGTGGCCCAGGTGGCCGAGACCACCTACAAGGGGGACCGCCTGATCGTCAGGCGGACCCGCCTGGTCGGTCCCCAAGCCGAGCTGTGGCCGGACTGGCGCCACCACGCGTTCATCACGGACCGGGAGGGCGGGGCGATCGAGCTCGACGCCGATCACCGCCGTCACGCCGTGATCGAGCTCGCCATCCGGGACCTCAAGGAAGGAGCGGGGCTGAACCACTGCCCCTCGGGGCGGTTCTTCGCCAACGCCGCCTGGCTGGTGCTCGCCGCCTTGGCCCACAACCTCCTTCGGTGGACGGCCTGCATCGGCCTGGAGATCGACGGGCCGATCGTGGCAAAGACCATCCGTCGGCGGTTCATCGCCGTGGGTGGGCGACTCACCCGTTCGGCCAGGCGGCTCCACCTGCATCTGCCGACGGCCTGGCCGTGGGCGGAGGCGTTCCTCCTCGCCCTTCGGCGACTGCGCGCACTGCCGCTTCTCGCCTGA